The Candidatus Bathyarchaeota archaeon sequence TGCGACTTCAGAATAGCCTCAGAACACGCAGAACTTGGAAACCCCGAAATAAACTTGGGAATTATCCCAGGATGGGGAGGAACACAACGGCTAGTCAGAATAGTTGGACTACGCAACGCGAAAAGACTAGTCATGCTCGGAGAAAGAATAAAGGCGGATGAAGCCTTACAGATGGGCTTAGTCGACAAGGTTGTTCCCTTCGAAAAGTTAAGGGAAGAAGCCAAAGCCTTAGCTCAAAAACTATGCGAAGGGCCACCAATAGCACTGAAATACGCGAAACACGCATTAAACTTCGGAAGCCAAGTTCCACTTGACGTTGGATTAAGATTAGAAGCCACCTTGATGGCTTTACTGTTCTCAACACAAGACATCAAAAGAGGAATAGAAGCGTTCATGTCCAGAAGAAAACCAGAATTCAAAGGAGAATAGCATCAAAACCTCTATTTTTTAATATTTAATGATAAAAATAGTTTCCATAAACGGTGAAAATTATGAGAAAAGTAGCCGTAATAGGAATAGGCCACAGTAGATTCGGCGTCAGACAAGACGTAAACATTTGCGAACTGGCATTCGAAGCTGTTAAACCAGCCCTAGAAGATGCGGGATTAACGCCGAAAGACATTCCATACGTTCCAGTTGCATCAGTAGGAGTTTGGTATGAAGAGCCTTTACCTGCAGTAGCCATAGCAGAATACTGCGGACTAACTGGAGCAGGACTAGT is a genomic window containing:
- a CDS encoding enoyl-CoA hydratase/isomerase family protein — its product is MSKPYETIKIEREQSIVWITLNRPHRLNAFNDILMEELAEALDTVENDPSVRCVIITGEGDRAFSAGADITAFPKATPVTAEEFSRKGQKVFSKIEEMSKPVIAAINGYALGGGLELALACDFRIASEHAELGNPEINLGIIPGWGGTQRLVRIVGLRNAKRLVMLGERIKADEALQMGLVDKVVPFEKLREEAKALAQKLCEGPPIALKYAKHALNFGSQVPLDVGLRLEATLMALLFSTQDIKRGIEAFMSRRKPEFKGE